Proteins co-encoded in one Polynucleobacter sp. MWH-UH19D genomic window:
- a CDS encoding sulfurtransferase TusA family protein, translating to MAFNAEVDAIGMNCPLPILRTKKALATMQSGEVLKIKATDSGAARDFPAFAKQTGNELIGSTTEGDVLVFFLKRR from the coding sequence ATCGCTTTCAATGCTGAGGTTGATGCCATTGGTATGAATTGCCCATTGCCAATTCTGCGCACCAAGAAAGCTCTGGCCACTATGCAGTCTGGCGAAGTACTCAAGATCAAAGCAACGGATTCTGGTGCTGCTAGAGATTTCCCTGCATTTGCTAAGCAAACTGGCAATGAACTTATTGGCAGCACTACCGAAGGCGATGTATTGGTTTTCTTTCTGAAGAGAAGGTAA